From a single Okeanomitos corallinicola TIOX110 genomic region:
- a CDS encoding Rieske (2Fe-2S) protein codes for MAWTKVLEANALSSGGREVVKVGNKKILVLNHENQLYALENNCPHMKIPLKAGKIEDGAIVCALHRSAFDLNTGEVKAWCPFPPVVGNLLGKVSKEKALPVFPVRVEDGSILIDLPE; via the coding sequence ATGGCCTGGACAAAAGTTTTAGAAGCAAATGCTCTATCCTCTGGTGGTAGAGAGGTGGTAAAGGTAGGAAACAAGAAAATTTTGGTGTTAAACCACGAAAATCAGCTTTATGCTCTGGAAAATAACTGTCCTCACATGAAAATCCCCCTCAAAGCCGGGAAAATCGAAGATGGGGCAATTGTTTGCGCTTTACACCGTAGTGCTTTTGACCTCAACACAGGGGAAGTAAAAGCCTGGTGTCCTTTCCCTCCAGTGGTTGGTAATTTGTTAGGTAAGGTTTCCAAGGAGAAAGCTTTACCAGTCTTTCCCGTGCGTGTGGAAGATGGCAGTATTTTAATTGACTTGCCAGAGTAA